Proteins encoded by one window of Mycoplasma capricolum subsp. capricolum ATCC 27343:
- a CDS encoding ribosome maturation factor RimM, whose protein sequence is MNANLIKIGVIVNTFSIKGQVKVILNSDIMIDDLNKIDTFFIKTNDNFQVLRIQEINLNKNKNYLIVKFLNLNNINDVVKYKNKEIYCLKNQNITQLVSLINFKFTSFKTNGIIIDYMNNSHQQLIKVKSEDLKEFWVPLVDVFIKEIDYENQIIIAKNVEGLK, encoded by the coding sequence ATGAATGCTAATCTTATTAAAATAGGTGTTATAGTCAATACTTTTTCTATTAAAGGACAGGTTAAAGTTATTCTAAATAGCGATATTATGATTGATGATTTAAATAAAATCGATACCTTTTTTATAAAAACTAATGATAATTTTCAAGTTTTAAGAATACAAGAAATTAATTTAAATAAAAATAAAAATTATTTAATTGTTAAGTTTTTAAATTTAAATAATATTAATGATGTTGTTAAATACAAAAATAAAGAAATATATTGTTTAAAAAATCAAAATATCACTCAGCTTGTATCATTAATTAACTTTAAATTTACTAGTTTTAAAACAAATGGAATTATCATAGATTATATGAACAATAGTCATCAACAATTAATAAAAGTTAAATCAGAAGACCTTAAAGAGTTTTGAGTACCTTTAGTTGATGTTTTTATAAAAGAGATTGATTATGAAAATCAAATAATAATAGCAAAAAATGTTGAAGGGTTAAAGTAA
- the rpsP gene encoding 30S ribosomal protein S16 — translation MVKLRLKRIGKKQAPFYRIVAADSRVNRNGQYIELVGTFNPLKDEVKIDKELTLKWLNNGAQPTDTVRSLLSKQGILKALHESKFSKNTQTENKKPVSKKTTKKSKDN, via the coding sequence ATGGTTAAATTAAGATTAAAAAGAATCGGTAAAAAGCAAGCGCCATTTTATAGAATAGTAGCAGCTGACTCACGTGTTAATCGTAATGGACAATATATTGAATTAGTTGGAACATTCAACCCATTAAAAGATGAAGTTAAAATTGATAAAGAATTAACTTTAAAATGATTAAATAATGGTGCTCAACCAACTGATACAGTAAGAAGTTTACTTTCTAAACAAGGAATTTTAAAAGCTTTACACGAATCTAAATTTTCTAAAAATACTCAAACTGAAAATAAAAAACCTGTATCTAAAAAAACTACTAAAAAAAGTAAAGATAATTAA